From Kogia breviceps isolate mKogBre1 chromosome 2, mKogBre1 haplotype 1, whole genome shotgun sequence, one genomic window encodes:
- the LOC131750417 gene encoding myocilin opposite strand protein-like yields MAEKGSMGNSINLPYRDLASEVTRCRITMTMREERFTKKSDEAGEIPSDMDLGQAHPPSAAGSEVPPAPPPSPTEDSKVSFLST; encoded by the coding sequence ATGGCAGAGAAAGGCTCCATGGGCAACAGCATTAACCTCCCCTACAGAGACCTAGCCTCCGAGGTGACCAGGTGCCGAATCACCATGACCATGAGAGAAGAGAGATTTACCAAGAAAAGTGATGAAGCCGGGGAGATACCCTCAGATATGGATTTGGGACAAGCTCATCCCCCTAGTGCAGCTGGCTCCGAAgtacccccagccccacctccttctCCAACTGAAGACTCCAAAGTTTCCTTCTTAAGCACCTAA